The nucleotide sequence AGCTGTTTCCACTAGTACTGGAGAAGCCATGCCGcatccagctagctggtcgggattttcggtggacgccgacctgataCACCAGgaaaaagttcagaagacaataatattcaatacaaattataagcttatatcaaagttacagatacttatagcttggaggCACAGAATGACGCGGCGAACGAGCATCTCTTCGAtcgcgcttgctccacgtgctcagcgggttccaccgggtcttttccgATGACTGGTACTggcgtcggggtttgatgcttaacacttccctcgcttgtcctctgtgttgcagtggtcggtgatgcgatcactgctggcacagaggagccaccctgctcggtcgaccccatttgtctcctcctctttcgagggatgagccgAAAGATGTccacatcctctgcttcgtcgtctgaaagggggaagatggcttggcgccgTTTGTTGGCAgctggccgcttgccagcagctctggtcgatgcatcctccacaacctTGAGTGCCGCCTAGTGGACGTCTGCGGTCCTGGTGCTAGTCTGGGCGGCTAggctggcaacttgcggccaatccacaccagggggcggagacatgaacactgttgcccggtcacgaccattactctgagaaacataaaggagacaatagtcaatttcttgttacaacatgattctacagttacaaggaagcatcatttacctttgggggaggtcgggccagcttgaaggcgtgctcgatgtcatttaacctgacataattgggatcgaccaggttgaatagctccccaatcctggccttgacttctatcttgtcgagcgcctcttttctggtcctcattggatctgtgctcccctagtactcgaagccaggatgtaccctcttctagcagggctggatccttcggctgatgaagttcccgaccacgcttggaccatctagttttccccacaggatcatcccgagtagttctacgatctgctccaagttcttgggcttctccgaccagctgttcttcttctccggaatcaaccccacgtcgcacagggtgattgtgttcggctcttcgcggatgtagaaccacttcttgtaccattcatccagcgaggtgttccaggggcagtgcaagtactgggccttcataccgtcacgcagattgaggtagatgcctttggctatctttgagccaccgctccctttcttccgcagacagaataggtggcgaaagaggtcgaaatggggctggaagccaccataggcctcgcagagatggatgaaggtggagacaagaagaatcgagttgggatgcagattgcaaatcccaatctcataatacaagtagagaccctgaaggaaagggtgcactggaaccccaaaaccccgcttgaagaaatcctcgaaaaccacaatctcacctggttgtggatcggggaagctttctccttccggcgcacgccatcccacgagtgccttgttgtggagcactcccatggcgatgaggtcttcgatggtctgctcattgctccttgacttccaccactccttcgccatgacttcgcctttcttctgggtgtctctcttcgccattagtctgtccttactaaggggggatgcggtggcgaggagattggtgatgattttcagaGGAATAGGGCTCAGCaacaggaagaagaaggttgcggcggtgaatgacaatggggatcggtaaaagtaacttaccagatctatattataaataacaaagagctccgtcgtttcgtccgcccgagattcttgggagacgtgtgcatgcgccacagacggttgttcacacaacctcgagatctacgccaataaacgcgccccttcgttaccagtgtacgtgcctctttgttgatagtgtaagagggcccacactgacgcacctccatacaggtgccaagcgactgtttgccagaaaagagcaagaagacagagtgacgtactatacccgtctgcttttttgaccagacgtgtcagactggacttgacagagaaaggagataaataaatacaccaaataatattaCAAGCGGCGTTCatattttcgctgcatgtcttgtgctcaaggatagatcagactactacaatgctcggggactgcccagaccactgcaatgctcggggactgcccagaccactgccgtgctcggggactgcccagaccactgccgtgctcgtggactgcccagaccactaccgtgctcggggattgctccgaccactgccgtgctcggggactgctccgacaacttatgtgctcggggactgccccgaccactgctcggagaatggttctcctcggctacatgtgatttgtactcacatacagttgagagacatttatttagaccttgcttcaaggctcatactttgccttccagcatgctcggggactacgacggtacgatgcacctgccggtgcatctcgtatcgcctgtacaacgattggattcttaacttcagtggaaatttttttctagaccctggcaccacgtgcctgtgtcacctactaccaggctcggggactaagtgggcacacttcaccttgcggtgaatgtgttttaatcgacccctatgctttgaatgattgtaaggattattaatgtgctcggggactgtcccgaccactgctcggagaatggttctcctcggctatatgtgatttgtactcacatacagttgagagacatttatttagaccttactacaaggctcatacctcgccttccagcaagctcggggactacgtcggtacgatgcacctgccggtgcatctcgtttttgtttgtatgacaattgggttctcaacttaactaggaattctttttagaccctggcaccacgtgcctgcatcccctactactaggctcggggactaagtgggcacacttcaccttgcggtgaatgtgtttgtttttcgacccctacgcctctgatgttcaaggacgctatgcttcaagaccacttacatttctttttaaaaatacaagtgggcacacttctcaggacagaaatctttttcttttttcttaagagcaccatacattcttcggacaacttacttctccagcgatgacggtggtcagagatgttaaggactcaagccttacttgtcggagaaggttaaaatgcgtgtcgcagcataatacatggtgctcggggactagctgtgggtgtattaacccctatacccttacgactaagcttgggccggcccagatcagtgggtccggtccaccaaaagacaacgtgcggcccagccaacctgatcggagtcccgcacaaggagtcaaggcggatttagcgatcaagcaagatcctggtcggttagaataggaatccttatccggccacatatggcaattgtaactggctaggattagtttccagatctgtaaccctacccctcggactatataaggcgggcaggggatccctctaaaaaacatctctcattgacatacatcaatacaaatcagacgcaggacgtaggtattacgccttccgggcggccgaacctggataaaacctcgtgtctgtcttgtgtcaccatcttgtttgtggcttgcgcatctgtctgccgacaatctactactttgggcatacccctaggtagactgccgaccatatttcgtcgacacagtGAAAAGGAAAAGACTGTAAAACTTGAGCAGTCACTAGATGGCCTGGATGTCCCAAACGTTGGTGCCACAAGGACGTAGCCGAGGATGCAGTGAGTGCTTGATGCTGAGGAAAACGTAGGGGGTAGAGGTCGCCGCTGCTCTCACATCGGAGAATCGCCTCCCTAGTAGGAAGTGCCTTTATACAAAAACCAGATGGATCAAATTCGATAGCAACATTATTATCACGGGTTAGACGACGAACGGAGATTAAATTTTTAACGAGAGAAGGAGAAACAAGAACATCATTTAGCTGGAGAGGAGTAGTGGTGGTGGGAATGAGTGTATTTGCTTTATGAGTCACCGGCATCCGAGCGCCGTTGCCGACTGTGATTGTAGATGAATGAGGCTGAATAGTAGACGGGGAAAGATTACCAGAGGAGGAGGACATGTGCGACGTTGTGTCGGTATCAAAATACCACTCCGAGGCACTTGGTGGCTGGGAAGGGACACCAGTGGACTGGAGCGCGGCGTAGAGGGCAGCGGTGTCGAAGCTGTTGGCCTGCCCGTTCATCGATGGTTGCTGATGATGACTGACAGCCATCGCCTGTTGGGATTGGAATGGCGGCCGGGGTCCAGAACGCCCGCGCCAGGTGCGCGGAAGGGCATGGGCCAGGCCTGCACCATGCCCTGCCAAGGGTTATAGCCCGCGGCCCATGGCACAGACTGGGACTGGTTGTTGGAGTTGTTGCCGCGcgagttgccgccgccgccgttgcctcATCAACGGCTGCGCCACCGATCGTTGCGGTTGCCACCGTTGTTGGATCGGGAATTGTTGTTGCGTGGTGTGTTGGAGTTGGAGGAGCCATCGGCTGAGGAGTGGTGTCCCGAGTTCGAGCCACCGCCAGAGCGATCGCCGTGGGACGCGGTGAGCGCCTGTCCAGCCTCAGCCGTGGCATCACGCTGGACGTCAATCTCCTCAAGGATGAGGAAGGACCGGGGTACTCATGAAGGTGTGTGGTGGGTACTTGGACGTGATCACCGGCTTGGCGTAGCGATAGCGCGGATTAAGGCCGTGAAGAAGATTGAGCACTTGATCGGCTCGGAGATGGGATGGCCGATGTCGCGCAGCTGGTCGGCGAGACGCTTTAGTTTGGTGCAGTACTCATTCATGGACATGTCTCCCTGCTACAGAGAGCGGAACTCGGCTTCCATGTACACGGCGCGCTGCAGCTCGTTGTCCTGGAAGAGACCTTCGACGGCGTGCCAGAGGGAGAAGGCGTCGTTGCGGTCGCGGCGGATGATGTCGAAGACGCCCTTGGAGACGGTGGTGAGGATCCAGTTGACGACGCATGAGTCGATCATGCGCCACTCGCCATCGCGCTCGTCGGATGGGGTAGTCGATTTCACGTGGCTGTGCAACCCGAACTTGCCGAGGGTGGACTCGAAGAAGAGCCGCCACTGGCCATAGTTTCCTTCATCCATGTCAAGGACGACGGGAACATGGTGACGGATGGAGATGCTCTGGATTTGTGAGGCAGAAGCAGGAGCGACGGAGAAGCCGTCATCAGAGGAAGACTCAGAGTGCACAGAGGAGGGCGCCATGGGAGCGGAAGGTGTGGCGAAGGGATTTTCGAGAACACTGGACGATGATACCATGTAGAAGGGAATAGACCAACTGGACGGTTTGTATTGATCATCAATGTGTACATATATAGAGTACAATCAGTGGCATTTGGTCACGCATGTGCATGCAGTTGTATAAGCTAGCGATCTATGCGGTAGCAAGGGCGCCGTGGTGACCGAGCGTGCATGCAGCGGAGGAGCGCGCTCAGCGGATCAGGGCGCGACGAGTGCGCGACGTGCGCTGGAGGTTGCAGGCGCTGAAGACTCGGACTGCTCTAGCCGTTGGCGAGCACGTTCCGCTGACATTAAGTGTTTCAACACAAAGATGCCTTGcgctttttctctttttttaataATAAAAACATATAATAAATTAtacaaaaacaatatttttttgGTATAGCCGTAATATGGCCCAAAAGAACAACAAACCCGCTAGGGCGTGTTTATTGTGTTTAAGACCACTACTTGAAACTAGGAACaataattcttcaaaaaaaaactaGGAACAATacacctttttttcttcttttttttaatacatctctctctctcttcttctttttctgtgcATCATGCTTTTCACTCCACTTTAATTCCTGTGCTAAGACAAGTCATCTATTTTAGGACGCAGGAAGTAGATTAAATATTCTAGGGAGCAACCAAAGAGGTAGAGGAATAGCCAATGGCATATATAATAATTAAAGTATGAAGAACTTTATTAGCATGCACAAGATTTTTGACAATTGAGAGCTGTTATACTAGTTAGCCTTTACCTCACAAAAAATGACAATGCTTTTATAAAGAAACTTCGATGCCTAAGTGTTCACACTCAAAGTTATCGCAATGCTTGTGGTCAGTCAAATCGTCAGAGTTTGCATAGACGGAGAAGGAAAAGTTTGCCTGTATGTGACTCAGACTGATAGTTGGCCATTCGGATTATTGATAAGTTAACCGATGCTGTCTTTTTTCAAATGTAGCGCTCAATGAATGAATGTAATGGCCGGCAACGGCATCTCCTGTATCTTTTCGCAAACTCTTTCTACTTAGTGCAACGATGTACAATTctcttgcgtattcgagaaaaaaataagTTAACGGATGCTGTTGAGTTTTGATAATAAAGTAAGATCGCTACGGCAAGCACGACGACAGAGAAGGCAGCATGCACCAGAATGTTCATCCATGCACCCAGACAATTTTTTGTGGACAGCACCATGGTTTGGACGTGAGTCCGAGGATGACACGCAATACTATACTACTTGGGGCCTAGTAGTCCGTTTATTAGTCCAGCGACTAAATTGGAAAGGAAAATATTATTTGGACCTTGATCCGACAACTTTGAGCCAGCAATAATAATCGGCAAGCGGCTCCCGTTCACAAACCCGCTCGCCGCCTCACGTAAAATCGAATAGAATTGCGTCCGCTCCGCCTGCGCAATAGGAGAGCGCGCCCGCCGCGCCCACGTCACCACACGTCTGCGCCACTGCTCCCAACCACGAGATGCAGCAGAAAGTGGTAGGAGGAGAGATGTAACacatgatctacttttgaaacatccaaaaacaacggttgcaacatatgtctgaaggtagttgaaacacttgaaatatgcttataaaaaacatttgaaaaacacacctgaaacacacttgaaaaccattgcaatcaTACGCAACATCCGAATAAAAtacatgcaacatatgtgtgaaacatatgaaacatccagataaacacaattGCAACATGTGCCCAGAAAACACAGAtggaaacatacatatgaaaacatctgaaacactcaaaacatactattgcaacatgctCTGAAAACAatcgcaacatatgcaacatgtgcaatatccccgatctactttgcaacattcatatgattcaactgcaacatacctctgaaatgtctgaaacaattaaaacatacaattgcaacatgggggtggggggggggggggagagagagccTGGCGCGGGGAGCGCCATGGCTGGGATCTGGGGTATGGGTGGGGGTCGGTAGGGGAAGGATGAGGTGTGCGGGGAGGGGCGCcgagggtgggggaggaggaggaagggtgGGGGAAGGAGTCGCAGGGGTCGGGGAAACATCGGCGAGGGGGGAAGGAGTGAGAGCGAGGATTCCGGCTGTCGAGGATCgaagagaagaagagagaaaggaaagaaagCAACGCCAGCGGTGGCTGTCAGGACCTGGCCATTGCGGTGGTGGCGATGAGGACCGCCACAGTGGACGAGACACTACGCGATGCCACGGTGCGACCACCGCTTCCAAAGAGTGGGGAGAAGGCCATCGGGGTGGGGAGGAGGATGCCAGGTGGGGAGGAGGATGGGGGTGGTGGGGGGGGGAAGGAGCTGGCGGAGTGGGGAAAGGAGCCGCCGCCAGCCAGGAAGCAGCGATGGGTGTGTCGTCGGATGTGGGCGCGGGACGCGAAAGGATAAGAACGAATGAGGAGGGGCATGAGCGCTGCAGGAGTGTGAGCGGTCGAGAAAGGATAAGGCAGAGTGCGGGAGGGGGTGACGTGCAGCACGGGTGGGTCGGGTCGGGCGGGTCGGGTCTGTCCGTTCATCCGGACGCCCGCTGCTTATCATTATCGATAATGAATGGGCTTTGAGATAGAGATAAATAGCTGAATTCTGATGGATGGGAAGAAAACGTATGGCTGATACAAAGAGGGGAAATCATGTTGCTTTCTTCAGTTGTTCCTTGTATACACACGAAAGACCAGCTGccctataaatataaagggtGACTACTGATTGAGGTATTCCAACTATCCCATCGTCAAAATCAATCTACTATGACCCTTTTACCCTATTTTTCAACCCTCGTGCTATTTCATCCCTTGATCTGACAACCAAAGATGGCGTACTAGGCTGCGGCCAACCTAGGGTAACCTGACAACATCCTTGTCCTAACAGGGTCTCTACCGGGCGAGAGCTGTGACGGTTTTTTTTGCTAGTTTGCTGTGAAAACTAGATGGTTCTTCGCCACACAAGCACGTTGGTTATCTTTTGGTGATTTGCTTGTAATCCTCTCTttcttcaccacgaaagagtgacatcctGCTGCGTTCTTCGGCCCTTGCTGGTATGAGATTTGGGATCAATCCTACATCAACACTAAGTTTACCCTAGTAATGAACGTTTTATATTATTGAGGTGGTAGCAGGGCTTCTTAGTGCCTTGTAAACAGTGTAAAAACCTTGCATTAGGAGGTACTACTTGTTTTGATGAAATATAATAAAGCTATCTAGGCTTGTCCTGAATTAATTTTCTATAACTTTGATCATCAATATCTAAAAACTTACGTACACTAGTATAtcgcccgtgctaacgctacgagtCATATTAAGTCTAAAGTTAATGCTATCAAATTTGAAGTACTTCATTAAGATTCAATGAAAAACATATTTCTGTGGCCCCAAAATAATTGAAGCGATGCGAGTTAAAAAGCATAGATGTACTTTTGTCGTAAAAGTTAGAATTCAAACTCGTTTTATAAAATTTCATATGAAAATGACAAAATCATTGaatttattattctcatattttaAAAATTTAGGGAATCCCAACTTATCGAAACAGAAGACAAATTTTAAAGTATGTGTCTACACAGTAAAAAACTGAGCAAATCAAATTGGCcccgtttgcttcgctgaaaaaaacaagccaaaacactgttccggctgatttgttatgagagaaaaataatgttcggctgaaaaaaaaaactaaaagtatggattataagataagcaaaCATGGATTATTCTGCAACCAACTCATATATCATTCTGCAATTACGAGCATTAAAACACACATAGTAGCATGTGGCTGCAGCCTTCACCCTTCAGGTTCTGTACAGGACTTGCTTGTTTCTCTAACGGGTACAGGCTCATGGAAGAAGATGCAAGAAGGCATCGGAAAGCTACCATTCCTTCACGCAAGTCGAAAAATCAAGGCACTACagcttagggatgaaaacggtacggatatttttcgaccgtattcgaaaccgaatccgtttagagaggttgagatctgtctgtatccaagtccggatatccaacatcctaTACCATATCCATATCCAANNNNNNNNNNNNNNNNNNNNNNNNNNNNNNNNNNNNNNNNNNNNNNNNNNNNNNNNNNNNNNNNNNNNNNNNNNNNNNNNNNNNNNNNNNNNNNNNNNNNNNNNNNNNNNNNNNNNNNNNNNNNNNNNNNNNNNNNNNNNNNNNNNNNNNNNNNNNNNNNNNNNNNNNNNNNNNNNNNNNNNNNNNNNNNNNNNNNNNNNNNNNNNNNNNNNNNNNNNNNNNNNNNNNNNNNNNNNNNNNNNNNNNNNNNNNNNNNNNNNNNNNNNNNNNNNNNNNNNNNNNNNNNNNNNNNNNNNNNNNNNNNNNNNNNNNNNNNNNNNNNNNNNNNNNNNNNNNNNNNNNNNNNNNNNNNNNNNNNNNNNNNNNNNNNNNNNNNNNNNNNNNNNNNNNNNNNNNNNNNNNNNNNNNNNNNNNNNNNNNNNNNNNNNNNNNNNNNNNNNNNNNNNNNNNNNNNNNNNNNNNNNNNNNNNNNNNNNNNNNNNNNNNNNNNNNNNNNNNNNNNNNNNNNNNNNNNNNNNNNNNNNNNNNNNNNNNNNNNNNNNNNNNNNNNNNNNNNNNNNNNNNNNNNNNNNNNNNNNNNNNNNNNNNNNNNNNNNNNNNNNNNNNNNNNNNNNNNNNNNNNNNNNNNNNNNNNNNNNNNNNNNNNNNNNNNNNNNNNNNNNNNNNNNNNNNNNNNNNNNNNNNNNNNNNNNNNNNNNNNNNNNNNNNNNNNNNNNNNNNNNNNNNNNNNNNNNNNNNNNNNNNNNNNNNNNNNNNNNNNNNNNNNNNNNNNNNNNNNNNNNNNNNNNNNNNNNNNNNNNNNNNNNNNNNNNNNNNNNNNNNNNNNNNNNNNNNNNNNNNNNNNNNNNNNNNNNNNNNNNNNNNNNNNNNNNNNNNNNNNNNNNNNNNNNNNNNNNNNNNNNNNNNNNNNNNNNNNNNNNNNNNNNNNNNNNNNNNNNNNNNNNNNNNNNNNNNNNNNNNNNNNNNNNNNNNNNNNNNNNNNNNNNNNNNNNNNNNNNNNNNNNNNNNNNNNNNNNNNNNNNNNNNNNNNNNNNNNNNNNNNNNNNNNNNNNNNNNNNNNNNNNNNNNNNNNNNNNNNNNNNNNNNNNNNNNNNNNNNNNNNNNNNNNNNNNNNNNNNNNNNNNNNNNNNNNNNNNNNNNNNNNNNNNNNNNNNNNNNNNNNNNNNNNNNNNNNNNNNNNNNNNNNNNNNNNNNNNNNNNNNNNNNNNNNNNNNNNNNNNNNNNNNNNNNNNNNNNNNNNNNNNNNNNNNNNNNNNNNNNNNNNNNNNNNNNNNNNNNNNNNNNNNNNNNNNNNNNNNNNNNNNNNNNNNNNNNNNNNNNNNNNNNNNNNNNNNNNNNNNNNNNNNNNNNNNNNNNNNNNNNNNNNNNNNNNNNNNNNNNNNNNNNNNNNNNNNNNNNNNNNNNNNNNNNNNNNNNNNNNNNNNNNNNNNNNNNNNNNNNNNNNNNNNNNNNNNNNNNNNNNNNNNNNNNNNNNNNNNNNNNNNNNNNNNNNNNNNNNNNNNNNNNNNNNNNNNNNNNNNNNNNNNNNNNNNNNNNNNNNNNNNNNNNNNNNNNNNNNNNNNNNNNNNNNNNNNNNNNNNNNNNNNNNNNNNNNNNNNNNNNNNNNNNNNNNNNNNNNNNNNNNNNNNNNNNNNNNNNNNNNNNNNNNNNNNNNNNNNNNNNNNNNNNNNNNNNNNNNNNNNNNNNNNNNNNNNNNNNNNNNNNNNNNNNNNNNNNNNNNNNNNNNNNNNNNNNNNNNNNNNNNNNNNNNNNNNNNNNNNNNNNNNNNNNNNNNNNNNNNNNNNNNNNNNNNNNNNNNNNNNNNNNNNNNNNNNNNNNNNNNNNNNNNNNNNNNNNNNNNNNNNNNNNNNNNNNNNNNNNNNNNNNNNNNNNNNNNNNNNNNNNNNNNNNNNNNNNNNNNNNNNNNNNNNNNNNNNNNNNNNNNNNNNNNNNNNNNNNNNNNNNNNNNNNNNNNNNNNNNNNNNNNNNNNNNNNNNNNNNNNNNNNNNNNNNNNNNNNNNNNNNNNNNNNNNNNNNNNNNNNNNNNNNNNNNNNNNNNNNNNNNNNNNNNNNNNNNNNNNNNNNNNNNNNNNNNNNNNNNNNNNNNNNNNNNNNNNNNNNNNNNNNNNNNNNNNNNNNNNNNNNNNNNNNNNNNNNNNNNNNNNNNNNNNNNNNNNNNNNNNNNNNNNNNNNNNNNNNNNNNNNNNNNNNNNNNNNNNNNNNNNNNNNNNNNNNNNNNNNNNNNNNNNNNNNNNNNNNNNNNNNNNNNNNNNNNNNNNNNNNNNNNNNNNNNNNNNNNNNNNNNNNNNNNNNNNNNNNNNNNNNNNNNNNNNNNNNNNNNNNNNNNNNNNNNNNNNNNNNNNNNNNNNNNNNNNNNNNNNNNNNNNNNNNNNNNNNNNNNNNNNNNNNNNNNNNNNNNNNNNNNNNNNNNNNNNNNNNNNNNNNNNNNNNNNNNNNNNNNNNNNNNNNNNNNNNNNNNNNNNNNNNNNNNNNNNNNNNNNNNNNNNNNNNNNNNNNNNNNNNNNNNNNNNNNNNNNNNNNNNNNNNNNNNNNNNNNNNNNNNNNNNNNNNNNNNNNNNNNNNNNNNNNNNNNNNNNNNNNNNNNNNNNNNNNNNNNNNNNNNNNNNNNNNNNNNNNNNNNNNNNNNNNNNNNNNNNNNNNNNNNNNNNNNNNNNNNNNNNNNNNNNNNNNNNNNNNNNNNNNNNNNNNNNNNNNNNNNNNNNNNNNNNNNNNNNNNNNNNNNNNNNNNNNNNNNNNNNNNNNNNNNNNNNNNNNNNNNNNNNNNNNNNNNNNNNNNNNNNNNNNNNNNNNNNNNNNNNNNNNNNNNNNNNNNNNNNNNNNNNNNNNNNNNNNNNNNNNNNNNNNNNNNNNNNNNNNNNNNNNNNNNNNNNNNNNNNNNNNNNNNNNNNNNNNNNNNNNNNNNNNNNNNNNNNNNNNNNNNNNNNNNNNNNNNNNNNNNNNNNNNNNNNNNNNNNNNNNNNNNNNNNNNNNNNNNNNNNNNNNNNNNNNNNNNNNNNNNNNNNNNNNNNNNNNNNNNNNNNNNNNNNNNNNNNNNNNNNNNNNNNNNNNNNNNNNNNNNNNNNNNNNNNNNNNNNNNNNNNNNNNNNNNNNNNNNNNNNNNNNNNNNNNNNNNNNNNNNNNNNNNNNNNNNNNNNNNNNNNNNNNNNNNNNNNNNNNNNNNNNNNNNNNNNNNNNNNNNNNNNNNNNNNNNNNNNNNNNNNNNNNNNNNNNNNNNNNNNNNNNNNNNNNNNNNNNNNNNNNNNNNNNNNNNNNNNNNNNNNNNNNNNNNNNNNNNNNNNNNNNNNNNNNNNNNNNNNNNNNNNNNNNNNNNNNNNNNNNNNNNNNNNNNNNNNNNNNNNNNNNNNNNNNNNNNNNNNNNNNNNNNNNNNNNNNNNNNNNNNNNNNNNNNNNNNNNNNNNNNNNNNNNNNNNNNNNNNNNNNNNNNNNNNNNNNNNNNNNNNNNNNNNNNNNNNNNNNNNNNNNNNNNNNNNNNNNNNNNNNNNNNNNNNNNNNNNNNNNNNNNNNNNNNNNNNNNNNNNNNNNNNNNNNNNNNNNNNNNNNNNNNNNNNNNNNNNNNNNNNNNNNNNNNNNNNNNNNNNNNNNNNNNNNNNNNNNNNNNNNNNNNNNNNNNNNNNNNNNNNNNNNNNNNNNNNNNNNNNNNNNNNNNNNNNNNNNNNNNNNNNNNNNNNNNNNNNNNNNNNNNNNNNNNNNNNNNNNNNNNNNNNNNNNNNNNNNNNNNNNNNNNNNNNNNNNNNNNNNNNNNNNNNNNNNNNNNNNNNNNNNNNNNNNNNNNNNNNNNNNNNNNNNNNNNNNNNNNNNNNNNNNNNNNNNNNNNNNNNNNNNNNNNNNNNNNNNNNNNNNNNNNNNNNNNNNNNNNNNNNNNNNNNNNNNNNNNNNNNNNNNNNNNNNNNNNNNNNNNNNNNNNNNNNNNNNNNNNNNNNNNNNNNNNNNNNNNNNNNNNNNNNNNNNNNNNNNNNNNNNNNNNNNNNNNNNNNNNNNNNNNNNNNNNNNNNNNNNNNNNNNNNNNNNNNNNNNNNNNNNNNNNNNNNNNNNNNNNNNNNNNNNNNNNNNNNNNNNNNNNNNNNNNNNNNNNNNNNNNNNNNNNNNNNNNNNNNNNNNNNNNNNNNNNNNNNNNNNNNNNNNNNNNNNNNNNNNNNNNNNNNNNNNNNNNNNNNNNNNNNNNNNNNNNNNNNNNNNNNNNNNNNNNNNNNNNNNNNNNNNNNNNNNNNNNNNNNNNNNNNNNNNNNNNNNNNNNNNNNNNNNNNNNNNNNNNNNNNNNNNNNNNNNNNNNNNNNNNNNNNNNNNNNNNNNNNNNNNNNNNNNNNNNNNNNNNNNNNNNNNNNNNNNNNNNNNNNNNNNNNNNNNNNNNNNNNNNNNNNNNNNNNNNNNNNNNNNNNN is from Miscanthus floridulus cultivar M001 unplaced genomic scaffold, ASM1932011v1 fs_49_3_4, whole genome shotgun sequence and encodes:
- the LOC136531988 gene encoding uncharacterized protein gives rise to the protein MAPSSVHSESSSDDGFSVAPASASQIQSISIRHHVPVVLDMDEGNYGQWRLFFESTLGKFGLHSHVKSTTPSDERDGEWRMIDSCVVNWILTTVSKGVFDIIRRDRNDAFSLWHAVEGLFQDNELQRAVYMEAEFRSL